In the genome of Malania oleifera isolate guangnan ecotype guangnan chromosome 5, ASM2987363v1, whole genome shotgun sequence, the window tctctaacccacgcCCACATTTCTTATCTCTTTGATTTCTCGTTGTTCGTCACCTGaattgacgatcagaagctaccacaaggATTTAAGGgcgattctctacaaatctagcgaaGTGAATTTTTTATCTGTgttttctaggcaccactccaaaaccagggtaagtagactATTTTAAGAttttattgttgatttggagtatatgaggcctaggaaatgctaaatgagaaatatgttgtgagttgagttgattaatttggagaaaatgtaatttcaggattttgatcTTCGAACGCCGCAGGGCATAGATTTAGGGTTTCCAGTAAGTAAAGtaaagggattatattatgtcagatGATTTTGAAATATGGATCGATTTAATTGTAATATGTGATTTTCTCAATGAATCGAGTATATAAAAGGGTGGTTTTGACTATcacatattttgggaaaaatttacgTGGTTGGTTTGAAATCttctattttctataaaataaatagtttaagttaaataaaccCAGGAGATGCTCAGACCTTATTTTcagtaatttatgtttttccccgtcagtttatttatttatgatctaTAAgataaaaattatgtggcataagAACTATTTCTAAATGGTATATATGAGTGGAAATTTTTTATTGATAATACGAGATATGATATGATAGCCGGGGGctgagatttgatatgacggccgggagccaaaaattaataaatgacgggttttatatgaaatgagaataAAGTAGTTTTTATTCTGtgaattgtcatatatgattatagaaccctgtggatatgaaatgtgatattatgagcacaataccgtagctGATTGTGTTACATAATATAGAGCCattgtaaatttatataaactacgtagtgatcctaaaaaaaagaattaaaattaaaattaattaattaattattattaattaaataatataatattataatgatatatatatatatatataggatccTTCAGGAAGAACAAAATGCTGAGGAAGCAGACGTTCCGTCTCCTCCgccccctctctcccactctcctcaatctcttCTCCAATATTCGGTCGATCGGAAATTCGAAGATAGCGTTGGGTTCCTATCACCGCCATCGACAATTTtactggagcggatttatcgtaggagcggcataagcatatctcctggggtaaggccaattttcattcttacctcgatttttcttaaactataagcccaattgacaaacAAAAATTATCAGGaaattcgtggggagattctttacaatctaactggagcgggttttcaaattggagttccggggttccaatcctaaatcgggggtaagtttttGGAGCTCCGGGGTTCCAATCccaaatcgggggtaagtttaataatttaggctttattaggctatttaggataTTCAGAACCCAgggaaattttagaaaaagttactctacggattgtgatgagtaatgtaatgaaatttgaattttagggtttcagggattTGGAACATCGTGGGGCGTAGGCTGGGGTGTTAGTgggctttttcaggaattaggtaaggggattaagttaagtcagtaattttataaaatttgaatcaatttaattgttatgtttatataaatatatttatttattcatttattcatttgggaatttaaaggttattttgaaaaccaaccgatcgaaatggattttacaaacccaagatatatggtatggtatttttgaataaaatgaacagtcGAAAACttatttgtttatatggatatattAAAATGTAGAAAATCATGTGATAGATTGTAATGATCTGCTACttatatcatttatttattttttttaaataatataacataaagTCAATTTGTTTGTAATACTACTAGCTAgaacatctcaggcccaaaagGCACTGTGTACAtcatacattcctaagcagcggtacACAAGAAActgtatatatctatatacaataccagaaaactataaatcccaatatatatatatatatatatatatatatatatatatatatatatatcataaaatgcCCAATGACGTCATCAAAACTTGGAATCTACCCCAAACCACTGGCACCAAATAACACCTACCCTTTCCAATAAAGGCAACGTAAGCAGTCCTCTACCCGtaagcctgatccgctcgcctaactggatctcctgaaaaatagtaagtcactgggatgagacaacactcaataagagaaaatatgttattactagtgtgtggcagttgagttacacatttaatatacagatataatattgATACTGTAAAATAAATATGTTGGTATGTTGTACAAAACTCtcataatataatttaaaatacaactgtgcaTTTGAACTTTCTActcatacatacttctaatattatattACAATTGCTACTGTATGGTATATTTGTATGTAATAAGAACttctgtgataataccctgggatctgtatgtcatgatttaacccctcatgacaggtttgtgcggcccataggctggacttactctggttggcctactaggcaagtcaatctatatttcTATCATCTACCAATCTAACCCATGGCAATCTTTCTGGGCAATCGTCAAATCTATCtcatctaaccggccacctcaacccagctcgctggggagactgcaatctctcatGGGGCAGTTAGACGGAAtctacatactatctgagttatgtggttgcactctatctaaaCTAGCAACAGTACTATGCTCTGTTGACAGTATCTGTCTGAAATTTCCTCAGagatctgatactgtgtaatactattatatatatatatacacttatcttgctattttaacatgatttcaaaataaccataacactataaatctgaactaAAATATTTGGAATATCTGACTAAAAAATCAAtaatatctatataaaatatctgtattatgtgtctgaaatatctgtaatatctgtctgaaatatctaTCATAtttgtttgagtgttatggttttagaaatcatgtcatTCTGAAAACTACTATAAATCATACTTTCTGCTAATATCTGTGTAATTGGATATCTGTAAAACTGTTTAATCATCATACTAGTCTGTAGtaaactcataccacacatttgagtaatcaaaatctcatgctcaatttatATAATTCTACTGTAATACTAATAACAACAATATTCTGGAAAATtgatcaaaatatatatatatatatatatatatatatatatatatatatatatacatatacacacataaacataatcttctgaCATACATTCTGAAAtctctaacatagcatatttctcttacctgactattggaaagctCCTAGTATAACTAGTCCTACACCCACaaggttccccgctcaacaccctgaaaacaatatcccccagaacaaaagtttagtatttctctgtgtactacatttcttataactatggtaaatccaaatattaaataaaaggtcttaccttaaatttgggataaAATTCAAGGCAgcctcaccaacgatccactccgacagacttgtagagaacttcccaggagtgtcgtggtggcctcgaatcgTCGAACTGGTAAGAATCCGGCctgaaacttagagagaaggtgggagaaatgaacagagagagagagagagagagagagagagagagagagagagagagagagaaagagaaagagaaagagaggattTCGTGCGTGATTTTCCAGctaaaaaatgaagtttaggttatttatacactggcctttgtgGATGAGCCACgtgtcacttcgtcaacgaggtcaagaaggaaattcatcgatgaatacttatcctcgtcaacgaaattcagaactgaaatatAGTCTCTCGGTACCCTCATGCGTgcttgtcgacaaatcccctatgttcgtcgacgagaccctatttaatttccaatttttaattccttttctcttcttcttctattattaaattatgaaaattatccgggtctctacacagatgatttaattggtatggattattgtatatctggatttgggatgttgaaatactgaattgtttgaaaaatactagaaatacttgccaaaatactggaactgtttatgaaatgtaggAGTTTGAAATAACAGCCAGTGACCGGGTATTATTTGATTGGGCAAGGGCCATGATTATTATTTGTCGGCCGAAGGCCGAATTTTAATTGATGACTATAtgtcggattgtattttgtggccgggggctagtttttggaataataggaaatatatgtgaattaacgtTTCAAATGAtaatttctattatctaaattgcatgatatgctttaggaaccctggggaccagcatattgtgagcacgatatcattgctagagatttgttatgtggtcgtgtgcgcccacacctgtgctgagaggtttagggtggccttgtccgatttgcctacgtgaggtgaatgcacccccctAAGTGAGGGCGATCGAACCAGTAGTTGGAGCTGCATAAACccacggagtatgttagcggagagtacagatgactattgtttGGATGGATCCCCCAAGACAATagtctagcctttgggccgcacaactcgtgtCATAAGGAAGTAAATGACGtatttgtcacagggagtgtcttatatgcatatctattaatttatgtgaatacaaataattaataagataattttgaaggcttgctgagaaaggtgagtgctcgaatagcagtaatggtatcagagcagagggaagctacttgtatgggtgggtaatcttccctatcctcggctaattgtgtgtgtgagtgtaaaataagaatgttttcataaatttgtttatctgcttagtgaactggttattttctatacactaaatgcatgatGGTCACATACTGACATTAACTTAATTTTTTCCTTACTGAACTGTGTctcacccttactttacaaactatcttttcaggtaatcttagagatcgggtctagcaggctagaggggccaagctagaggtgtaaatttatgtaggtagtgtgtagatagagattttatttttgtttaattttatgggatgtaattatgtgaaaatggatatatttttgtataaagatagttagaactctagtaatgtaatttaaggattttgtattttgtttccgctgcatatatgtgtttaatatatgatgaacaaggtattaggtacacagatgttactaaagtagcactccggccCACGTGGTGGTCGGGGTCGTTACAAACTCATTGTTCAAATCCTAGTCTTTTTTAGTCGTCATATGTACTCCTTGTCCTATTccataaatcatttttttttattgtaagcTCATAGTTCATATCTTGGTTCCTTCTTTTGTGAATTGTGatagtttttttgtttttccgtTGTGTTCAGAAGTCTTTGCAGTTTGATCTCTATTGAAATTTTGTAATACCCTAGGATGAGCACAATGTGTTTGATTAAATGCATGAGAGAATATTTCCTCCAAGTTATTATATTCATGTTGATCATTCTCCCTCTTTAAAATGGGTTTCTTTGTGTTCATTGTTCATATTTGTTTAAATGTTCATTGAATTTGAGCTTTATCCCTTTGTCATTTGTTTGATTTAAACAGTGTTTCATATTTGTTTGAATGCTCATTAAATTTGAGACTTgtcccttttaaattttttttttttcatgttcacTTACTTTGGCTATAATCTTTTAATTTTGCTATTATATTCATAACTATTTTTTATGATTATATTAATGTTATTCACTGTTAATTTGTACAATGATCTTGTGCGTTTAGTCTTTTAATAGAATTAAtgaatttgatctttgtattTACCAAAAGCAGTAAAGGAGCTGGCCTTTCAACCATTTAGGGTTCTATTTCCTGTGAAGAACACTTCACTTGGGGATTCCTGTTTTTGGAATATATAGCATTAATGCCTAATTCTATAACAAGTTTGTATGATAGACTTTACTACTTGTCAAATTCTAGGCTCACAACTTTTTTATCCaatttgttgtaaattatttAGTTGTAATTTGTGCTAAATGCATTCCAATATTGTCAATCAAGaactataatttataaaattaatttataataatgTAAGTAATGTGGGCTTTGAATAcaactttctttttcttaaatacAGTGGCTCGGCCGCTTTCCCCTGCCACAATTTATATTACATATATAGTTCGATTGATTTGCTACATATCCAAACAATGATGAAGTTTTCtatccaaattaattaattatttcttgCATCATGTTCTAACATTGGAATCTAAATAAAACTTTTAACatactcaaattttattttttattttttaaaaaggtcATATAAGCTTGACCCCTTGATTCTCACTCTATCTTAAAAGACTAATAATCCGATCCCACCATATTCATCTGAGTGGTCTTGCGAAAAAACATCATGGATGATTATGTGGCATCCCATATTAGTGAAATTCCTAACCTTTAGAAAGGTCAAATCAATAACAAGACCTCGAGTTACCGTACTGATAAAATTCCATATTCCATGTTGAGTCATCGCAATGAATAGATAAATTCTGAAAGACTCGTAAAGCACAATTCTTTTAcataaaatttgaactttatcAATTAGATGATGCCACATTAGGACTCACATATAGTTTGATATCGATCCTAATAATGCGAGTAGGTTTATCCTTCGGAGGAAGCAATATTTCCTTGTGAGgatttctcaaaaaaaataaaataaaaaattgtgtaCGCATGCAGGATGCTATTCAGCTCAAAACCATCACAGACTCATGCCACTTGGCATGCATtgattgagaaaatgcataaatCTCTTATCGAATCAGTGCATGACACGTGGCTCTTGACTTTTACTTACTTTTGGaagaagttttgaatttgaattcgaatagatttgaataaaataaaatgtaaaattatatttaattttttccaaatcCATCCAGCTCCAACCCGATGCCCCCACTTTTCCAGCACAATGATAATAATTACAAGCTTACTGAAATTAATTAAGAGTAGAAATAACAGTGAGGAGAGGATTGGCTTAAATAGGGAAATAGGCAGACCACTTTGCCCGAGCATATCCCAAAGTTCCACATTACCCACAAACTTAATTAATTTACACATCTCATGATCAGAAGACAAGTCAAGCCCACAGGCATCACAGAACGGCACACCCCCTTTAATCGACCTAACTACGATCTTGATATGAGCGAGCCTATGACCCCAGCAATCAGAGCCGTCGGATCTCCCAGAACGGCAGATATGATGAACTGCAGGGCCATCGCACCTATCTCACAGCACTTCTGAACTTTCCCCTTGCTGCTCCGGCGGCGGCGGTGGTGGGTCTGCAGCGTACCCTTCAGGCTGGGAATTCTGGTCTCCAGCCTTCTCCCATTGTTCCAATTACTACGCCCAAAGTAAATCTCTTGCCAACTCTCCACCAGCATCTCCCTCACGCACGCCACATGCAGATTGTACTTCTTGCACCCCGACCGGTAACTCCAGCTCCTCCCCTTCCTCCCGCACCGGTGACACCCCGCGCTCACCTTCCGGTACAGGTACAGGTTTATCTCCCCGTCGTCCAGCACCATCGGCAGCCTCGCGCAGCACGGGTGCAGATCGAACCCACATGCCCTATACACCCCATCCACCAatataagtgtcatgcatcaaTCATATTATACAACACGGGTCACAGGCGCTAGATAACATGGACCCATGTGACATCATTCCGGGCCCAAGACCCATGCCATCACGAGCCCGTGTGATATCATGAGCCCATGACCCATGCCGTCACGAGCCTGTGTCAATGTCATTAAGCATTTTTCGTTATGTACACATTTGTGCTGTGTGTGAATGAGGGTTGGGTTACCCGCAGTGGTAGACAAAGCCGGTGACGTCCTTTTCGCAAGCGTTGCAGAACCGGGGTTTGTCGCCGGGGGGACGCGTGAGGAAGAGGAAGTTGCATTTGGGGTAGAAGGGATGGATGAAGGAGGTGGAGGGGAGGGCGCAGTGCATGTGGAGGTCGTAGTCGCAGGTGGCGGCGCCGCACTTGTAGCGCGACCCGATCCCGACCTCCTTGCACCCGTCGCACTTGAATGGAAGCTCAAGGTACTCAAACCTCAGCTTGTGGGGATGGCTGAAATGGCAAAGCTCGTTACATTTCATGGTTTATAATTAATTGGGAGGCAGCTAGTCCTAAAGTGCATGCCCAAGCATCCCTTATATAAAGGGAGGGTAGTCCGAGAAGCTAGCTGGCTGGCTAGCTTTAATTTATATACATGACCATGACCATGACCATGCTTTCTTCTTTTTTGGCTTTGAAATTAGGGTTAGGGCTTTGGTAATATAGGGAGAGGGGTAGGGGAGTTTATGCTCAATGGCTTGAAAATGAAGCAAAGTAGGGATTTATGCTTGGGGCATGGTGGGTAAACCAGAAATGGAATCACCACGTCAAGAGGGGGAATAGGGCATATATTAGTTAATAAGTATTCTATTATATGCATGTTGGGGTCGTGACCTAGGCACCCCTGCCCACCTTATATCATACAATGAGAATagagaatatgaattttttttattttttattttggttcttCTTTTGGATCGATGTTTCCTAATCATCAGAGCAAGtttgatatattatgatactgtAAGTGCCCATCCATACATAATTGTAGTATCGCATATATGCCCCGCATGCCCATCAGTTCCATCCATCAAATCATGTCTGATCAGCACCAATTTAACCCACCAGATGCTAATTAATAATTCATATTACTGTGTAAATACATACTCATACATCCACAATGCCCTAAGATTATCCAAAACCCTACAGAGAAGAATTAAAATGCGGATAAATATGAGAATATATCTGAATCAGATGAACAAATTGATCATTCATGCGGATTTATATgaacatatatttaattaattatgccTGGTCCATACCGCCCATTCGCGATTTCCCATTGGGTTGTGGCACATGCATGCCACGCTACTTGATCACAATTGTTGAAGATGGAATAAGAATTAAAGATGCGTACTTTagtttctaaatttaattaatCTAGATAGGTAAAGGCAAATTGTTCATATAagattctatatatatatatatatatatatatatatatatatatataaatcacaCGTAAAGAATTAAATGATGCCGTAGCAGATgcgataattaattaattaactaattaagaGATTGCTtaatatccatatatatataaatggaggATGTTGCTTTTGGCTTCAAAGTAGCATCGAGCTGAAGGTTGCCTGTTGTTTGGGAAAAGCTTCAGATTGGGACACGTACTGTTCTTCTGCGTGCCACGCACGTGACATGATTTTATTAATTTggcaattaattaactaatcggATGCATGAGTGCTCCTCTCATTTTAAAGCATACAATATTTAtcgataaaaaataaaaactgcaTATAATTAAGATTAGTTTTGTTAACAAAATTAATGCTCAAGTTAATTATTCGAAAGGTTATTAAGATCATGACACACTTATTTTCTCTTTGAAAAggtcttagatttggattttttttagatttaaatAAGGTGTAATATAAGATTACACTAAAATTTATTTGAACCCACTCGAATCCAAATCTAATATTCGAAATCAATGTTCTCAAACACAACGTCAGAGTCAGGGTGAATCCCACGTCATCTCTGATTTTAACATTAGGAAAGCGGTATATATGATACCTCCTGTTAGGGGTATGCAAACGGTCAATTTGGCCAAATTCGGTTCGGTTAACATTAATCTCTAACCGAACCAACTGAATTAGTTGATGTAATCGAACCGTACCTGACTGAACCAATTTTCCAGGTAATTCAATTAATCGAATTTGAccgaataaatttaaaattaattataaaaacaaaatatgattgcaaattttatttttggtttacAAATTCCAACTCAATTAACtattaattttattgataaaaggGATATTTTAAGATCAACCACTTAAGATTTAACATATACCATAAATTAATGttactaatttttatttaattattaattaattagtaattcgggtaATTCAGTTAATCTGATTAAAGATTCCCCATACCCGAACCgaaaaccaagaactcgaacttCTCTAAATCTGAAACTGAACCAAAGCGAACCTatatattaaccgaaccgaaccaaaTGATcttggtcggttaattcggttaaaccCTTAATTCAGTTAAACCCAAATTATACTCACCCCTACCTCTTGTTGCACGTGCAATGCAAGCCCTCTGACGAACGAAAAGAAAAAGTCTCTAGGATCCAAATCAAGTATATCTACTCTTCAAGTTGAAGGAGCTTTAAAGGGATGAAATGTGATATTAAAATCATTAATGACATACTACTTGATTAAATTTTGGAGAGAATTGGTTCTTTGCAATTGTCAACAATGTAAGTAGGGTGATTGAAAGGTGATGATTCATTGAATTGAATGTAGAGAATATATGCAATGGTACTGTATGAGGAATTGGAGAAAAACTAAAGATACGAAGAATCATATCTTTGGTATATTAATTATGTCAAGCTCGTTTTTGTtctatctccttttttttttcctggcTTATCCTTTTTTTCTTTATGCATGTTTCTTCTAGCTAGAACATGAAATATAAAAAGGATAAGGAAGAAGAAAACATGTGGAATAATGACGTGGTCAACAGCACTGATTGTACTTGTAAGGatgaacaagaaaaagaaaaagaaaaagaaaaagtgagATGTACATCAATGAATATGATTCTGTAATTTGCCTGCTTCGTCACCACTCATTCCCTTAATTCCCTCATCTGCTTCCCAATTAATCTTTTTTCCTAGGAGACTTCTTCCAGCACTAATCAAAGTCTTAACCTTgaagactcaaaaccctaatgtGTAAAAAAAGAAAAGCCTTGATTGAGCTTACCAACTTATCGTAGCCATTAAGACCATCTTGGTTGTGTGTGCATTTTTAAATGATGTTTGCATCTAGTATAAGTATTAAattgtttttcctccattcatctggcattttcttagtttttacaattgtattaaataaattagttaaccatataattccgttatcacccaagcatttccaaatttcaatttaGATGTTATCCGATCTcatagttttcccatttttcatcttttttagtgcaaacttaatttcgttaactctaattttgcgaataaatcttatatttttagtctttttcttaTTTGagaattctaagtttaagtcttctatttggttttcgttaaacaacttactacaataatttcgtcatctttctttaatatcttcat includes:
- the LOC131156276 gene encoding uncharacterized protein LOC131156276; this encodes MKCNELCHFSHPHKLRFEYLELPFKCDGCKEVGIGSRYKCGAATCDYDLHMHCALPSTSFIHPFYPKCNFLFLTRPPGDKPRFCNACEKDVTGFVYHCGACGFDLHPCCARLPMVLDDGEINLYLYRKVSAGCHRCGRKGRSWSYRSGCKKYNLHVACVREMLVESWQEIYFGRSNWNNGRRLETRIPSLKGTLQTHHRRRRSSKGKVQKCCEIGAMALQFIISAVLGDPTALIAGVIGSLISRS